In one window of Desulfonatronum thioautotrophicum DNA:
- the pyrF gene encoding orotidine-5'-phosphate decarboxylase, whose product MAELIVALDTPDLGIAQDLVERLHPQTKWFKIGLELFSASGPRAVEAVQAKNGIVFLDLKYLDIPNTVQSAVHVAAGLGVKMLTVHLSGGQRMIHAAREGILSGTPSGAAPPLLVGVTMLTSLNQQDISWMAREAAAEGPSPGELALVLAERGYQWGVDGVVCSAREAAQIKSINGTGCICVTPGIRMPLGAQDVVPQDDQSRTLTPAEAVRAGVDFLVVGRPITRADDPAYAAMAFLHAMAEKNERRHP is encoded by the coding sequence ATGGCCGAACTCATCGTCGCTCTGGATACACCGGATCTGGGGATAGCCCAGGATCTTGTCGAGCGCCTGCACCCACAGACCAAATGGTTCAAGATCGGCTTGGAACTGTTTTCCGCATCAGGCCCTCGGGCTGTGGAGGCGGTTCAGGCCAAAAATGGGATCGTCTTTCTTGATCTGAAATACCTGGATATTCCCAACACGGTCCAGTCCGCGGTCCATGTGGCTGCGGGCCTGGGTGTGAAAATGCTCACCGTGCACCTGTCCGGTGGCCAGAGAATGATTCACGCCGCAAGGGAAGGAATCCTCTCGGGCACGCCCTCGGGTGCGGCCCCTCCCTTGCTGGTCGGGGTGACCATGCTCACCAGCTTGAATCAGCAGGATATCTCCTGGATGGCGCGGGAGGCCGCGGCAGAAGGGCCAAGCCCGGGGGAACTGGCCCTGGTCTTGGCTGAACGTGGATATCAGTGGGGAGTGGACGGCGTCGTCTGCTCGGCCAGGGAAGCCGCTCAAATCAAGTCCATCAATGGAACGGGCTGCATTTGCGTCACGCCGGGCATCCGGATGCCTCTTGGTGCGCAGGATGTGGTCCCCCAAGATGACCAGTCCCGGACACTCACGCCCGCCGAGGCTGTCAGGGCCGGTGTGGACTTTCTTGTCGTGGGTCGACCGATTACAAGGGCAGATGACCCCGCATACGCCGCAATGGCTTTTCTGCACGCCATGGCCGAGAAGAATGAAAGGAGGCACCCATGA